In a single window of the Gemmatimonadota bacterium genome:
- a CDS encoding HU family DNA-binding protein → MTKADLVEGIARSTGLTKKDTALAVDQLIHAIKGALCEGRHIELRGFGTFKVKQRKARTARNPRTGDPVQLPPRKVAVFKVSRDLKERITQD, encoded by the coding sequence ATGACCAAGGCGGATTTGGTAGAGGGTATCGCCAGGTCGACCGGCCTCACCAAGAAAGACACAGCCCTGGCCGTAGATCAGTTGATTCACGCCATCAAGGGCGCGTTGTGTGAGGGCAGGCATATTGAACTTCGCGGATTCGGGACATTCAAGGTGAAGCAGCGAAAGGCCAGAACCGCGCGCAATCCGAGGACGGGCGACCCCGTCCAGCTTCCCCCGCGGAAGGTGGCTGTTTTCAAGGTCTCCAGAGACTTGAAGGAACGCATCACGCAGGATTGA
- a CDS encoding HU family DNA-binding protein, translating into MNKAELIESVAKQTEMTKKDASIAVNATLNTIKKATKKKDGMAIVGFGTFNTVKRKARTGRNPQTGETIKIKASKSVRFRPGKAFKEYL; encoded by the coding sequence ATGAACAAGGCCGAGCTCATCGAATCGGTTGCAAAGCAGACTGAGATGACGAAGAAGGATGCGTCGATCGCTGTCAACGCGACGCTGAACACCATCAAGAAGGCGACGAAGAAGAAGGACGGCATGGCCATCGTCGGATTCGGAACCTTCAACACCGTGAAGCGGAAGGCCCGTACGGGCCGCAACCCGCAGACCGGCGAGACCATCAAGATCAAGGCCTCCAAGAGCGTGCGTTTCCGCCCGGGGAAGGCTTTCAAGGAGTACCTCTAG
- a CDS encoding helix-turn-helix domain-containing protein translates to MAPEIMDIAQAASYLNIKKGTLYRLAKKGEVPGAKIGGQWRFKRDKLDEMFRLDTAHQQAS, encoded by the coding sequence ATGGCACCCGAGATTATGGACATCGCGCAGGCCGCTTCCTACTTGAACATCAAAAAGGGCACGCTCTACCGCCTTGCGAAAAAGGGCGAAGTGCCCGGGGCAAAGATCGGCGGACAGTGGCGTTTCAAGCGTGACAAGCTGGACGAGATGTTCCGTCTGGACACCGCTCACCAGCAGGCTTCGTGA